A section of the Anabaena cylindrica PCC 7122 genome encodes:
- a CDS encoding cobalamin biosynthesis protein: MQVDLFFLQVLWVGIGCQKGISYHLINAAIEKIFREYQLADTDIAGIATIESKALEVGLREFCHIHNFPLKTFTAEFLSSVCVPNPAKIVEGLVGTPSVAEASAILAAKEIAADGVRLLVPKQIFRLPGESGSITIAVAQGIRGFI, from the coding sequence ATGCAAGTAGATTTATTTTTTCTACAAGTTTTATGGGTGGGTATAGGTTGTCAAAAAGGCATTTCTTACCACTTAATTAATGCTGCTATTGAGAAAATTTTTCGAGAATATCAACTTGCTGATACTGATATAGCGGGTATTGCGACTATTGAATCTAAAGCGTTGGAAGTTGGTTTAAGGGAATTTTGTCATATCCATAATTTTCCTTTAAAAACTTTCACAGCAGAATTTTTATCTAGTGTCTGTGTTCCTAACCCTGCCAAAATTGTTGAAGGGTTAGTAGGAACACCGAGTGTTGCCGAGGCATCTGCTATTCTGGCTGCTAAGGAAATTGCTGCCGACGGTGTGAGGTTATTAGTCCCGAAGCAAATTTTTCGCTTACCAGGAGAATCAGGTAGTATCACGATAGCTGTTGCTCAAGGGATTAGGGGTTTTATTTAG
- a CDS encoding M16 family metallopeptidase gives MFPASVLHLDNGLTFIHQEIPTTPVVVSDVWVRAGATLEPEPWFGMAHFLEHMIFKGTATLPPGEFDYNIEKMGGVSNAATSHDYAHYSLTTATSYLADTLPQLSELLLNASIPDDEFIRERDVVLEEIRSCADDPDWIGFESLLKNVYQDHPYGRSVLGTEQELMQHSPEAMRCFHRSHYQPENMTVVIVGGIAQEPAWELVNRNFSDFNGGSNCPPSQKIIQPVITGIRRQEFILPRLEQARLMMAWIAPGVEQLRTNHGLEFLSVLLAEGRTSRLVHDLREEKQLVQAICSNFSLQRESSLFTITAWLEPEYLERVESLICNHLYDLQTIGISEQEVNRTCRSLCNEYAFSTEAPNQLSSLYGYYNTIAKAELAVTYPQIIQSFDAQELQQLARQYLSLQNYAVTVIKPY, from the coding sequence GTGTTTCCAGCCTCGGTTCTTCACCTAGACAATGGTTTGACTTTTATTCATCAGGAGATTCCTACTACCCCTGTAGTGGTGTCTGATGTTTGGGTTCGTGCTGGAGCCACTTTAGAGCCTGAACCTTGGTTCGGAATGGCTCACTTTTTAGAACACATGATTTTTAAAGGTACAGCCACCTTACCCCCTGGGGAGTTCGATTATAACATTGAAAAGATGGGTGGTGTGAGTAATGCGGCGACAAGTCATGATTATGCCCATTACTCTCTGACTACAGCTACCTCTTACTTAGCGGATACCTTACCACAATTAAGCGAACTCCTGCTAAATGCGTCCATTCCCGACGATGAATTTATCCGCGAACGGGACGTAGTTTTAGAGGAAATTCGCTCATGCGCTGATGATCCTGATTGGATAGGATTTGAATCGCTGCTCAAAAACGTCTATCAAGATCATCCTTATGGACGTTCTGTGTTAGGTACTGAACAAGAATTGATGCAGCATTCGCCAGAAGCAATGCGCTGTTTTCATCGTTCTCACTACCAACCGGAAAATATGACGGTGGTAATTGTGGGGGGAATTGCTCAAGAACCAGCTTGGGAACTTGTAAATCGCAACTTTTCAGATTTTAATGGTGGCTCTAATTGTCCCCCATCTCAGAAAATAATACAACCAGTAATTACAGGAATTCGCCGTCAAGAGTTTATTTTACCAAGGCTAGAGCAAGCTAGGTTAATGATGGCGTGGATAGCACCTGGGGTAGAACAACTCCGTACAAATCATGGTTTAGAATTTCTTTCGGTGTTACTAGCAGAAGGAAGAACTTCTCGCTTAGTTCATGATTTACGGGAAGAAAAGCAATTGGTACAGGCAATTTGTAGTAATTTTTCTCTGCAACGGGAATCAAGTTTATTCACAATTACTGCTTGGTTAGAGCCAGAATATTTAGAGCGCGTGGAGTCTTTAATTTGTAACCATTTGTATGACTTGCAAACTATAGGTATTAGTGAACAAGAAGTTAACCGCACCTGTAGATCATTGTGTAATGAATATGCTTTTTCTACAGAAGCGCCTAATCAGCTTTCTTCACTTTATGGTTATTACAATACCATTGCCAAAGCTGAATTAGCCGTTACTTATCCCCAGATAATTCAGTCCTTTGATGCTCAAGAACTACAACAATTAGCACGGCAGTACCTTTCACTACAGAATTACGCGGTTACTGTTATTAAACCCTATTAG
- a CDS encoding Glu/Leu/Phe/Val family dehydrogenase, with product MVSTSLPSLASHSPAYICPYDQACSYLEWAGKELKLDPGLLEILSHPRKVVTVSIPVKMDNGEIRVLPGHRVQHCDILGPYKGGIRYHPAVTLREVSALAMLMTWKCALLGIPYGGAKGGIPIDPKQYSLGELERISRRYISELIKDIGPSVDIPAPDMGTSAREMAWMMDTYSVNVGHSVPGVVTGKPISIGGSLGREMATGRGVMIIVREALANQGKSLAGVRVAIQGFGNVGGAAAELLHQEGAKIIAVSSGAGGVFSETGLNIPALKAYAAENRRSVVGFPQATPISNADLLTLPCDVLIPAALENQITEENVHQIQAQFIAEAANGPVTLEANRVLEAQGVTVLPDILANAGGVVVSYLEWVQGLSYLFWDEGRVNREMEHLMVNAYHRVVKQSQSQGVNLRLAAYTLGVGRVAQALTDRGLYP from the coding sequence ATGGTTTCAACATCACTACCATCACTAGCAAGTCACTCTCCTGCTTACATTTGCCCTTATGACCAAGCTTGTAGCTACCTAGAATGGGCAGGTAAAGAATTAAAATTAGATCCAGGTTTATTAGAAATCCTCAGCCATCCTCGTAAGGTGGTGACAGTTTCCATTCCCGTGAAAATGGATAATGGAGAGATCAGAGTTCTCCCCGGTCATCGGGTACAGCATTGTGATATTTTAGGCCCCTATAAAGGGGGTATTCGTTATCATCCAGCTGTGACTCTGCGGGAAGTTTCAGCTTTAGCCATGCTGATGACTTGGAAATGTGCCTTGCTGGGTATTCCCTACGGTGGCGCTAAAGGGGGAATTCCCATAGATCCCAAACAGTACAGTCTTGGAGAATTAGAACGAATTAGCCGTCGTTATATCAGTGAATTAATTAAAGATATTGGACCCTCGGTAGATATTCCCGCGCCTGATATGGGTACTTCTGCCCGTGAAATGGCGTGGATGATGGATACTTATTCTGTTAATGTTGGTCATTCTGTACCGGGTGTGGTCACTGGTAAGCCTATTTCTATTGGTGGCTCACTAGGTCGGGAAATGGCTACTGGCAGGGGTGTAATGATTATTGTGCGTGAAGCGCTGGCAAATCAAGGTAAATCTCTTGCAGGTGTGCGAGTTGCTATTCAAGGTTTCGGTAATGTTGGTGGTGCTGCTGCTGAATTATTACACCAAGAAGGAGCAAAAATTATTGCTGTTTCTAGTGGTGCTGGAGGTGTATTTTCAGAAACTGGTCTTAATATTCCGGCTTTGAAAGCCTACGCTGCTGAAAACCGCAGAAGTGTAGTAGGTTTCCCCCAAGCTACACCAATTAGTAATGCAGACTTACTAACTTTACCTTGTGATGTCTTGATTCCAGCCGCATTGGAGAACCAAATCACTGAGGAAAATGTTCATCAGATACAAGCTCAGTTTATCGCTGAAGCTGCTAATGGCCCAGTAACCCTGGAAGCTAACCGGGTTCTAGAAGCGCAGGGTGTGACGGTTTTACCGGATATTCTGGCCAATGCTGGTGGTGTGGTAGTCAGTTATTTGGAATGGGTGCAAGGACTTTCTTACCTATTCTGGGATGAGGGACGTGTTAACCGAGAAATGGAGCATTTGATGGTCAATGCTTATCATCGTGTGGTTAAACAGTCACAATCCCAAGGGGTAAATTTACGGTTAGCAGCTTACACTTTGGGCGTTGGTAGGGTGGCTCAAGCTTTGACTGACAGGGGTTTATATCCTTAG
- a CDS encoding M16 family metallopeptidase: MQTINNSNSSIHRTVLPNGIVVLVAENQAADIIAGRIFVRAGSCYESREQSGLAHLLSAVMTKGCDGLSSLEIAEKVESVGASLSTDAGTDYFLLSLKTVSADFAEILALSGLLLRSPTFPETQVELERRLALQDIRSQKEQPFSLAFEQIRQAMYQEHPYSMSVLGHESTLNSITRADLVQFHQTHFRPDNVVISIAGRIKPSEALELVTAVFGDWLPPAQPRHILDLPGISVTPKSCLKPLNTQQSIVMLGYMGPSVSAPGYAALKLLSTYLGNGLSSRLFVELREKRGLAYEVSAIYSTRLFPASFIVYMGTAPENTSVALQGLRQEVELLCTTELTADALQTAKNKILGQYALGKQTNGQIAQIYGWYEILGLGIAFDQEFAEMINKVSAKLAMTAAKQYLQEPYLSLVGQEEAIKSVI; encoded by the coding sequence ATGCAAACTATAAATAATTCTAACTCTTCTATCCATCGCACCGTATTACCGAACGGTATTGTTGTCTTGGTGGCAGAAAATCAAGCTGCGGATATTATTGCCGGACGCATTTTTGTGCGTGCTGGTAGTTGTTACGAAAGCAGAGAACAATCTGGGTTAGCACATTTGCTATCAGCGGTAATGACTAAGGGTTGTGATGGTTTATCTAGTTTAGAAATTGCCGAAAAAGTCGAGTCTGTAGGGGCAAGTTTAAGTACAGATGCGGGTACGGATTATTTTTTACTGTCCTTAAAGACGGTGAGTGCAGATTTTGCAGAAATTTTAGCATTATCGGGGTTGTTATTGCGATCGCCCACATTTCCCGAAACCCAAGTCGAACTAGAACGCCGGTTAGCATTACAAGATATTCGCTCTCAAAAAGAACAACCTTTTAGCCTCGCTTTTGAGCAAATCCGGCAAGCAATGTACCAAGAGCATCCATATTCCATGTCAGTTTTAGGACATGAATCAACTCTCAATAGTATCACCCGTGCAGACTTGGTACAGTTTCACCAAACTCACTTTCGTCCAGATAATGTGGTAATTAGTATTGCTGGACGGATTAAACCATCAGAAGCCCTAGAGTTAGTCACAGCAGTCTTTGGTGATTGGCTGCCTCCAGCCCAACCACGCCATATACTGGACTTACCGGGAATTTCTGTCACACCAAAATCTTGCCTCAAACCTTTAAATACACAGCAATCAATCGTCATGTTAGGTTATATGGGGCCATCAGTGAGCGCTCCAGGATATGCTGCCCTCAAATTACTGTCTACCTACCTAGGAAATGGTCTTTCTAGCCGCTTGTTTGTGGAATTACGGGAAAAGCGGGGTTTAGCCTACGAAGTCTCTGCAATTTACTCCACACGCCTATTTCCAGCCTCATTTATCGTTTATATGGGAACTGCACCCGAAAATACCAGTGTGGCACTCCAAGGACTACGCCAAGAAGTAGAACTACTCTGCACCACTGAACTCACCGCAGATGCACTGCAAACAGCTAAAAATAAAATACTGGGTCAGTACGCATTGGGTAAGCAAACTAACGGACAAATTGCTCAAATATATGGCTGGTATGAAATTCTCGGCTTAGGAATAGCATTTGACCAAGAATTTGCCGAAATGATCAACAAAGTCAGTGCTAAGTTAGCGATGACAGCGGCTAAACAGTATTTACAGGAACCATATTTGTCTTTAGTAGGTCAAGAAGAGGCAATTAAATCAGTTATTTAG
- a CDS encoding phage holin family protein, producing MKNFLFTWLGTAVALLITAKIVPGFIIKTFVAALLAAIVIGLVNAIIRPILGLLAFPITLITFGLFTFVINALTLWLASAITPGSGFEIQGFVPAFLGSIVLSIVSSLINYFLRVVD from the coding sequence ATGAAAAACTTTTTATTCACTTGGCTTGGTACTGCGGTAGCATTATTAATTACCGCTAAAATCGTGCCTGGATTCATCATCAAAACTTTTGTAGCTGCCCTGCTTGCCGCCATAGTCATCGGTTTAGTGAATGCCATTATCCGTCCAATTTTAGGTTTGTTAGCATTTCCCATTACCTTAATTACATTTGGTTTATTTACATTTGTCATCAACGCTTTAACTCTTTGGCTGGCAAGCGCTATCACTCCAGGTTCCGGTTTCGAGATTCAGGGTTTTGTACCTGCTTTTCTCGGTTCTATCGTGCTTTCCATTGTTTCTAGTCTCATTAACTATTTTCTGAGAGTAGTTGATTGA
- a CDS encoding peptidoglycan-binding domain-containing protein: MNGHLTTSISNYLKPNHLYYLFLCTAIPALIGSSAVRAIASTKRVPDTQQPVGIPVPAKIAQFNTNTINRPTLKLGSQGERVSELQAALKLLGFYTGAIDGIYQAGTASSVSQFKQAAGLNPDGVVDAVTWQKLFPNVSTVATNIPLAPTQPTSVNSFTVPTQSYRIPKINNTPVQKPIPSRQSTTIRNKPNTPFQPTPTKQQNPIIQYTAEGWPILRLGNSGSEVVKLQKLLQNLGFLKGRIDGDFGVTTEAAVKAAQTRYGLQPDGIAGGATWEAFVRRLPQ; this comes from the coding sequence ATGAACGGCCACCTGACAACAAGTATCTCTAACTACTTGAAACCAAATCATTTGTATTACTTGTTTTTGTGTACTGCAATACCTGCACTAATCGGTTCCTCTGCTGTCAGAGCGATCGCATCCACAAAGCGTGTACCTGATACTCAGCAACCCGTAGGAATCCCAGTACCAGCAAAAATTGCCCAATTCAATACAAACACTATTAACCGTCCCACCTTAAAACTTGGTAGCCAAGGCGAACGTGTTTCTGAACTTCAAGCAGCACTCAAACTTCTAGGCTTTTACACAGGTGCAATAGATGGCATTTATCAAGCAGGGACAGCCAGCTCTGTTTCCCAGTTTAAGCAAGCAGCTGGCTTAAATCCAGATGGAGTAGTAGATGCTGTCACCTGGCAAAAACTTTTTCCTAATGTATCAACCGTTGCTACCAATATCCCCTTAGCCCCTACCCAACCTACCTCAGTCAACAGTTTTACAGTTCCTACCCAATCCTATAGAATCCCCAAAATTAATAACACACCTGTACAGAAACCGATTCCCTCAAGACAAAGCACGACCATCCGCAATAAGCCCAACACACCCTTTCAGCCCACTCCCACTAAACAGCAAAATCCTATCATTCAATACACCGCAGAAGGATGGCCAATTTTGCGTTTAGGTAACAGCGGTTCAGAAGTAGTCAAGTTGCAAAAACTACTCCAAAACCTGGGATTTTTGAAAGGTCGTATAGATGGAGACTTTGGTGTCACAACTGAAGCAGCAGTCAAAGCCGCTCAAACCCGCTATGGTTTACAACCAGATGGCATAGCTGGTGGCGCTACTTGGGAAGCTTTCGTGCGACGATTGCCCCAATAA
- a CDS encoding GTPase family protein produces the protein MVRLKIWQWIIIVSPIAVMISFLLIAAGMQIHTWGLSWIWGVFTIVFVGWRWLLVRWTKPAVNQIEAVFAEMREELASNTTSNNLDVSTTKDNTQQAEAELQKILTAAQNDSLIWEDWQSFWQRCQDLVVAIAHIYNPEVKYPLLNIYIPQVYGLIRGTVDDMDQWMQKLSPVLNQVTVGQAYQAYQIYRKLEPSARKFWQAWNWAQWVLNPVAAVAKRASQGTSNRASQELLINLSQLFREAALRNLCKQAIALYAGTTIELSTPTLSPDKTQTLRDILTQAEPPEIVAQKPVNILLVGRTGAGKSSLINTLFQAEFAAVDVLPSTDKIQNYHWETASGETLNLLDTPGYEQVKRDDLRDVVLDYASNADLLLLITPALDPALQMDVDFLEEIKAEVADLPIITIVTQVDRLRPLREWQPPYNWETGEKPKEISIREATEYRKQLLGNYANLVLPIVTSDIKSDRTAWGIEELSWGLVETISPVKQLRLTRFLRNLETRTLAAAKIIDHYTFQMATTQGLTTLLKSPVLQFISTLSTGTPTLAYLLAQQIPVEQLPIVIGKLQMAYELFPLLNTDNSKSRNFDLLSLWPLLLENSTTPDRNAWAFGHALIEYWTQNLTIEQLRERFDYYLQ, from the coding sequence ATGGTACGCTTAAAAATCTGGCAATGGATAATTATAGTTTCACCTATTGCGGTGATGATCTCATTCCTACTCATAGCCGCAGGAATGCAAATTCACACTTGGGGATTAAGTTGGATTTGGGGTGTATTTACTATTGTGTTTGTCGGTTGGCGTTGGTTGCTGGTACGCTGGACTAAACCGGCTGTTAATCAGATTGAAGCTGTTTTTGCAGAGATGCGGGAAGAATTGGCATCTAATACCACTAGTAATAATCTAGATGTGTCAACAACAAAAGACAACACCCAACAAGCAGAAGCAGAATTACAAAAAATTCTTACCGCAGCACAAAATGATTCTCTGATTTGGGAAGACTGGCAAAGCTTTTGGCAAAGATGTCAAGATTTAGTAGTAGCGATCGCACACATTTACAATCCTGAAGTAAAATATCCCCTACTAAACATCTACATTCCCCAAGTATATGGTTTAATTCGCGGCACAGTAGATGATATGGATCAATGGATGCAAAAATTATCCCCTGTTCTTAATCAAGTTACCGTCGGACAGGCTTACCAAGCATACCAAATCTACCGCAAGTTAGAACCATCAGCCCGTAAATTTTGGCAAGCTTGGAATTGGGCGCAGTGGGTATTAAATCCAGTCGCAGCAGTCGCAAAACGTGCCAGCCAAGGTACAAGTAACCGCGCTTCTCAAGAATTACTGATAAATTTGAGCCAATTATTCAGAGAAGCTGCTTTGCGAAATTTATGCAAACAAGCGATCGCACTCTACGCCGGGACTACAATTGAATTATCTACCCCCACCCTATCCCCAGACAAAACCCAAACCCTGCGCGACATCCTCACCCAAGCAGAACCCCCAGAAATAGTTGCCCAAAAACCCGTTAATATTCTCCTCGTGGGACGCACAGGTGCAGGTAAAAGTAGTTTAATTAACACTCTCTTTCAAGCCGAATTTGCCGCAGTTGATGTATTACCCAGTACAGATAAAATTCAAAACTATCACTGGGAAACCGCAAGCGGTGAAACCCTCAACCTCTTGGATACTCCCGGTTATGAACAAGTAAAACGCGATGATTTGCGGGATGTAGTTCTTGATTATGCCAGTAATGCCGACTTACTGTTATTAATCACCCCCGCACTTGATCCCGCCTTGCAGATGGATGTAGACTTTTTAGAAGAGATAAAAGCCGAAGTTGCAGATTTACCCATCATTACCATTGTTACCCAAGTAGATCGTTTGCGTCCTCTCCGGGAATGGCAACCCCCATACAATTGGGAAACCGGAGAAAAGCCAAAAGAAATTTCCATTCGAGAAGCCACAGAATATCGAAAACAACTATTAGGAAATTACGCAAATTTAGTTTTACCAATTGTTACCAGTGATATAAAAAGCGATCGCACTGCTTGGGGAATAGAAGAATTATCTTGGGGATTAGTAGAAACTATATCTCCTGTCAAACAATTACGTCTCACCCGCTTTTTACGTAACCTAGAAACCCGCACCCTAGCAGCAGCAAAAATCATCGATCATTATACCTTTCAAATGGCCACAACCCAAGGACTAACCACACTTCTAAAAAGTCCTGTTTTGCAATTTATTTCTACTCTCTCAACAGGTACTCCTACCCTTGCCTATCTCCTCGCACAACAAATTCCCGTCGAACAATTACCCATAGTTATTGGTAAATTACAAATGGCTTATGAACTATTTCCCCTATTAAATACAGATAATTCCAAATCACGTAATTTTGATTTACTATCCCTATGGCCATTGTTATTAGAAAATTCTACCACTCCAGATCGTAATGCCTGGGCATTTGGTCATGCTTTAATAGAGTATTGGACTCAGAATTTAACAATTGAACAACTTCGAGAACGATTTGATTATTATCTTCAGTAG
- a CDS encoding 5-(carboxyamino)imidazole ribonucleotide synthase: MQRVGIIGGGQLAWMMGDAAKKLGIELVIQTPSQDDPAVYIAQEAVFAAVDDAAATETLAAKCDVITFENEFVNLNALSFLEKQGVCFRPRLAALSPLLDKYEQRCYLRDLGLPVPQFFALEKPEDIQAKKEYLSFPIVLKARRHGYDGQGTFVIHDLAALSTVVSQNNTQFLVEEFVPFTRELAIIAARSVHGEIVTYPVVETQQEQQVCRRVIAPADITPQQEEEIQAIAHTLLNNLQAVGIFGIELFITAKGKILVNEIAPRTHNSGHFSLDACEISQFEQHLRAVCGLPLVDPALNCAGAVMVNLLGYENSHSDYQNQRQKLANIPQAYLHWYGKTASRPGRKLGHITVLLEQQNPDVIQAIINTIESIWYPQ, translated from the coding sequence ATGCAACGTGTTGGTATAATTGGTGGCGGACAACTTGCCTGGATGATGGGAGATGCAGCAAAGAAGCTAGGAATAGAATTAGTCATACAAACTCCTAGCCAAGATGATCCCGCTGTATATATTGCTCAAGAAGCTGTTTTTGCCGCAGTTGATGATGCCGCAGCTACGGAAACTTTAGCGGCAAAATGTGATGTGATCACCTTTGAGAATGAGTTTGTTAATTTAAATGCTTTATCTTTTTTAGAGAAACAAGGTGTTTGTTTCCGTCCCAGATTAGCAGCTTTATCTCCGCTATTAGATAAATATGAGCAACGTTGCTATTTACGGGATTTAGGTTTACCTGTTCCCCAGTTTTTCGCTTTAGAAAAGCCAGAAGATATTCAAGCTAAAAAAGAATATTTGAGTTTTCCTATTGTTCTCAAAGCGAGACGACATGGTTATGATGGTCAAGGGACTTTTGTTATTCATGATTTAGCTGCTTTGTCAACAGTAGTAAGTCAAAATAATACACAGTTTTTAGTAGAAGAATTTGTTCCCTTTACCAGAGAATTAGCTATAATTGCGGCACGTTCTGTTCATGGGGAAATTGTCACCTATCCGGTTGTAGAAACCCAACAAGAACAACAGGTTTGTCGTCGAGTAATTGCACCAGCGGATATTACACCCCAACAAGAGGAAGAAATTCAAGCGATCGCGCATACACTATTAAATAACCTACAAGCTGTAGGCATATTTGGCATTGAGCTATTTATCACTGCTAAGGGCAAAATACTAGTAAATGAAATTGCCCCTCGTACTCATAATTCTGGGCATTTTTCCTTAGATGCTTGTGAAATTTCCCAATTTGAACAACACCTGAGAGCCGTTTGTGGTTTACCTTTGGTTGATCCAGCTTTAAATTGTGCTGGTGCAGTTATGGTTAACTTGCTAGGGTATGAAAATTCACACAGCGATTATCAAAACCAACGCCAAAAACTAGCAAATATTCCCCAAGCTTACCTGCACTGGTATGGGAAAACTGCATCTCGTCCAGGACGTAAACTAGGACATATCACCGTTTTACTAGAGCAGCAAAACCCAGATGTCATCCAGGCTATCATCAATACCATAGAATCTATCTGGTATCCTCAATAA
- a CDS encoding pentapeptide repeat-containing protein → MYLRQGLALLLGIMIWCVASPALAVNWTHPLSFSNAELGRQDFSGQSLQAAEFSNANLEMANFTGADLRGAVLSASVMTQANLHGADLTNAMIDQVKLNGADLSDAILLEALLLRSIFTDVNIAGADFTDAILDKAQIKELCQKASGVNSRTGVETRDSLGC, encoded by the coding sequence ATGTATTTGCGGCAAGGATTAGCATTACTTTTAGGAATTATGATTTGGTGTGTGGCATCTCCAGCACTAGCAGTAAACTGGACTCACCCCCTATCATTTAGTAATGCAGAGTTAGGAAGACAGGATTTTTCGGGACAAAGCTTACAAGCTGCGGAGTTTTCTAACGCTAATTTAGAAATGGCGAATTTTACAGGTGCTGACTTACGGGGAGCAGTATTAAGTGCTTCAGTAATGACTCAAGCAAATTTACATGGAGCCGATTTAACAAATGCCATGATTGATCAGGTAAAATTGAATGGGGCTGATTTAAGTGATGCCATTTTATTAGAAGCTCTTTTACTACGTTCCATTTTTACTGATGTGAATATTGCAGGTGCAGATTTTACTGATGCAATTCTGGACAAAGCGCAAATAAAAGAGCTATGTCAAAAAGCCAGTGGTGTAAATTCCCGGACTGGTGTTGAAACTCGTGATTCTCTAGGATGCTGA